The following are encoded together in the Robertmurraya sp. FSL R5-0851 genome:
- a CDS encoding sigma-54 interaction domain-containing protein, whose protein sequence is MIHALSKLSVDTIETIVENAFEWLVVVDREGLITYINKNYCEFLGVNRDEVFGVHVSKVIENSRMHIVASTGKEEIAYLQYIKGNYMIANRIPIFSKGEVIGAFGTVFFRDTQAWMKMNSHVKSLLSKMQSYIQDLDRSVKYSLDDILGTSKQIVSLKEKVKMIAASDISILIRGESGTGKELFAHSIHQLSNRSHQPFVKINCAAIPEHLLESELFGYEEGAFTGAKKGGKKGKFHLADGGTLFLDEVGDMPLNMQVKLLRALQEGEIESVGALKPMNVDVRIIAATNRPLEKMMEEKRFREDLFYRINVVPFQIPSLRERMEDIPILLDYFINKITRKSGKRIHGVSEDVSELLQTYSWPGNIRELENVMEAAIHLTNGEIITVESLPDYIHDSSVYPLGKRKLKEILDETERRVLQQSLVKYNHDKLLAAKALGISKSTMYEKLKKYGLE, encoded by the coding sequence ATGATTCATGCTTTGTCAAAGCTTTCTGTGGATACGATTGAAACGATTGTTGAAAACGCATTTGAGTGGTTAGTGGTTGTTGATAGAGAAGGCTTAATTACTTATATAAATAAAAATTATTGTGAGTTTCTTGGTGTGAACAGAGACGAAGTATTCGGGGTTCATGTGTCAAAGGTTATAGAGAATTCGAGAATGCATATTGTAGCGAGTACAGGTAAGGAAGAGATTGCATATCTTCAGTATATTAAAGGCAATTATATGATTGCTAATCGTATCCCTATTTTTTCAAAAGGGGAAGTGATCGGTGCATTTGGAACCGTTTTCTTTCGGGATACACAAGCATGGATGAAGATGAACTCTCATGTTAAGAGCTTGCTGTCAAAGATGCAAAGTTACATACAAGATCTTGATCGAAGTGTGAAATATTCGTTAGACGATATTCTTGGAACTTCAAAGCAAATTGTCAGCTTAAAAGAAAAGGTTAAGATGATTGCAGCGAGTGATATTTCGATTCTAATTCGCGGAGAAAGTGGTACGGGAAAAGAGCTTTTTGCGCACAGCATTCATCAGTTGAGCAATCGAAGTCATCAGCCATTCGTTAAGATCAACTGTGCAGCGATTCCAGAGCATCTATTAGAATCTGAACTTTTTGGATATGAGGAGGGTGCATTTACTGGGGCAAAAAAAGGGGGAAAAAAAGGAAAGTTTCATCTAGCGGATGGAGGAACGCTCTTCTTAGACGAAGTGGGCGATATGCCATTAAATATGCAGGTGAAGTTGCTTCGTGCACTTCAGGAAGGAGAAATTGAGAGTGTTGGGGCACTAAAGCCAATGAATGTAGATGTTCGGATTATTGCAGCGACTAACCGTCCTTTAGAAAAAATGATGGAGGAAAAACGATTTCGGGAAGATCTCTTTTATCGGATTAATGTCGTTCCCTTTCAGATCCCCTCTTTACGTGAAAGAATGGAAGATATTCCTATCTTACTAGATTATTTCATTAATAAGATTACAAGAAAAAGTGGGAAAAGAATACATGGAGTGAGTGAAGACGTTTCTGAGTTGCTTCAAACGTATAGTTGGCCAGGAAATATCCGTGAGCTAGAAAATGTGATGGAGGCGGCCATTCACTTAACAAATGGAGAAATCATCACAGTGGAGTCTTTACCAGATTATATTCATGACTCTTCTGTTTACCCACTTGGAAAAAGGAAGCTGAAGGAAATATTGGACGAAACCGAGCGAAGAGTTCTTCAGCAGAGCTTAGTAAAGTATAATCATGATAAGCTTTTGGCAGCTAAAGCACTAGGCATTAGTAAATCAACCATGTATGAAAAACTAAAAAAATATGGGCTAGAATAG
- a CDS encoding glycogen biosynthesis protein GlgD, whose amino-acid sequence MKKRSKQNNPEQKTRNGINNQDVELGSDFDQVKASKKKYENKGGQPVKSKFHPEPEQSS is encoded by the coding sequence ATGAAAAAGCGTTCGAAACAAAACAACCCTGAGCAAAAAACAAGAAATGGAATCAATAATCAAGACGTAGAGCTTGGATCTGATTTCGATCAGGTTAAAGCTTCAAAAAAGAAGTATGAAAACAAAGGCGGCCAGCCTGTGAAATCTAAGTTTCATCCAGAACCGGAGCAAAGTTCTTAA
- a CDS encoding YtzC family protein has product MATHESMNNLFEKCNAVLRNAETQYIISSRQDHYNDENLDIAMKELEEAYNDVAKMALSANEVQREDLHRMRLQIQQLQNQMTLLNR; this is encoded by the coding sequence ATGGCAACTCATGAATCCATGAATAACCTCTTTGAGAAATGTAATGCGGTTCTCCGAAATGCCGAGACGCAGTATATCATAAGCAGTAGACAGGATCATTATAACGATGAGAATCTTGATATTGCTATGAAAGAACTAGAGGAAGCTTACAATGATGTCGCGAAAATGGCATTAAGTGCAAATGAGGTACAGCGAGAAGACTTACACCGTATGAGGCTGCAAATTCAACAACTCCAAAACCAAATGACGCTACTTAATCGATAG